A window of Sedimentibacter sp. MB31-C6 genomic DNA:
CTCAGCACGGTCGGAAATCGTGCGAAGAGTGTAAAGGCAGAAGGGAGCTTGACTGCGAGATAGACATATCGAGCAGGAACGAAAGTTGGACTTAGTGATCCGGTGGCACCGAGTGGAAAGGCCATCGCTTAACGGATAAAAGCTACCCTGGGGATAACAGGCTTATCTCCCCCAAGAGTCCACATCGACGGGGAGGTTTGGCACCTCGATGTCGGCTCGTCTCATCCTGGGGCTGAAGCAGGTCCCAAGGGTTGGGCTGTTCGCCCATTAAAGAGGCACGCGAGCTGGGTTCAGAACGTCGTGAGACAGTTCGGTCCCTATCCGTCGTGGGCGTAAGAAATTTGAAGGGAGCTGTTCCTAGTACGAGAGGACCGGAATGGACAGACCGCTGGTGTATCAGTTGTTCCGCCAGGAGCATGGCTGAGTAGCTAAGTCTGGAAAAGATAAGCGCTGAAGGCATCTAAGCGCGAAACAGACCCTAAGATAAGATTTCTCATTACGCAAGTAAGTAAGACCCCTGATAGACTAACAGGTAGATAGGTTACAGGTGAAAGTGCAGCAATGTATTAAGCTGAGTAATACTAATAGGTCGAGGTCTTGACCTTAATATAAATAATGTCGAATCATGTTTTCCTATGTAATTTTGTATGCCCTAACCCCATTTTTCAGATGGTTTTTCTGTAAAAATGGTTGGTAGGTCAACCGCAACGAATTCCCAATTTATGCGACGTAAGGAGCAGAGAAATTGCTGAATGAGACTGCGCTTGTTGTTAGGGCATGGCTTATTAAAAAGTCGGTTCAAAACCTATAAATGAATCTGGTGACAATAGCGAAGAGGACACACCCGTTCCCATCTCGAACACGGAAGTTAAGCTCTTCAGCGCTGATGATACTTGGTGGGTAACTGCCTGGGAAAGTAGGACGTCGCCGGGTTCGAGGTTGTTCCGAGGTAGCTCAATGGTGGAGCAACCGGCTGTTAACCGGTAGGTCGTGGGTTCGAGCCCCACCCTCGGAGCCAAATATGTGTTTATTAAATAATTTTAAATTATTTTGATAATAGGGCCATTTGCATAAGTGTTTGGCATTAATTATCGTCGCGGGATAGAGCAGTTGGTAGCTCGTCGGGCTCATAACCCGGAGGTCGTTGGTTCGAATCCAGCTCCCGCTACCATAACATAATTTTAAGGCCCTATGGTCAAGCGGTTAAGACATCGCCCTTTCACGGCGGTAACCCGGGTTCGAATCCCGGTAGGGTCACCATTATATATGGGAGCATAGCTCAGTTGGGAGAGCATCTGCCTTACAAGCAGGGGGTCATAGGTTCGAGCCCTATTGTTCCCACCATATAGAAGAAAGGGTACACACCTCTAATATAAAGATAGTCTTTGTAGCCTGAGGAATGTCCCCAATCTAAAATAATTGTGGCCTGGTAGTTCAGTTGGTTAGAATGCCAGCCTGTCACGCTGGAGGTCGAGGGTTCGAGCCCCTTCCAGGTCGCCACATGCTGGTGTAGCTCAATTGGTAGAGCAACTGACTTGTAATCAGTAGGTTAGGGGTTCAAGTCCTCCCACCAGCTCCATATGGAAGAGTTCCCGAGAGGCTAAAGGGGACGGACTGTAAATCCGTTGGCACTGCCTTCATTGGTTCGAATCCAATCTCTTCCACCAGATATGGCCTAGCCCAATTTCTTCTACCGAAAGGAAGAAGAAATTGATGGTAGGTCAATTACAATTATTGCTAAAATTAATACGTAGTTGTATATGCGGAAATGGCTCAGTGGTAGAGCATCGCCTTGCCAAGGCGAGGGTCGCGAGTTCGAATCTCGTTTTCCGCTCCATATGCGGGTGTAGCTCAGTGGTAGAGCCCCAGCCTTCCAAGCTGGTTGCGAGGGTTCGATCCCCTTCACCCGCTCCAATGATAATTATTATTATGGTGGATATGGCCTAGTCGGTTAGGGCGCCAGATTGTGGCTCTGGAGGTCGTGGGTTCGAATCCCACTATTCACCCCATTAATCTAAAATCGAGGCGCTATAGCCAAGTGGTAAGGCATGGGTCTGCAACACCCTGATCTCCAGTTCAAATCTGGATGGCGCCTCCAAAAAACTTGCACCGTTAGCTCAGTTGGATAGAGTGTTCGGCTACGAACCGAAAGGTCGTGGGTTCGAATCCCTCACGGTGCACCAATAGCAAATGAAAAAGAGATTAGTACTTACTTTAAAAGTTAAGTACTTATTTTTATTTGTTAAAGATATTGTATAATACTAGTGATACAATAGTATTGTACACAAGTGTTTAGTAGATTAGCTTTTATTTAAGTTTCCCCATTTTCAATTTTTAAAAACTTATGAAGCCACTAATTTAAAGTAGTTGAAGATATCAAATTGTTGTGATTTAATGTTTTTAGGTATAAAGCTTTGAATTCCAACTTTAGTTTTAACTAAAATACTTTCTATAGCATAGCCAATGGCATAGTAAATAAACTTAGGAATGTCATAAATTCTCTTTGAACATTCCTTAAGTTCTTTAAAAAATATACTATCAGCTTTTTCAGATGTCATTATACCAATGTACCCAACAGTAATAGTTGCAAATAGATTAAAATTACGTATAGATTTTAAAGACCAAACTCTAATATCTTCAAAATCAAACTGCTGTTTTTTGAACTTAAAATATTCTTCAATACGCCATCTCGTTAAATACACTTTAGTTACTATAAGCGATATCTTTTTCTTTTCAGATGATTTTAAATTTGTAAGTAACATCATAGGAATCTGTCCAAAACCGTAAACTACTATTAAGGTTAATTCTTGTTTTGGAAATTCGCATAAACTAACAGGGATATAACTAATTTTACAGTCAATATTTTTTTTATTTTTTCCCTTGAATTTTAAACAATAATTACCTTTATACTTACTAACTACATCAAGAACATTTTGAGTTTTATCATTATAGATAACATTACGATTCATTTTTATACGTATTACAAAACGTTCTTTATTCTTAATAAAATATCTAAAATATTCATTTGCATCAAAGCCTCTATCTAATGTCCTTATGCATTTGTTTCCAAAATTTTCGCTAAGTGACTTTAAACATTTAATATTTTCATGAGTTTCACTGATAAATCCCTTTTCTTCTGCTGAAAATACTTTTTCATAAACGGGAAGAGGCATTTTTCTATTAGAAGTTAATACAGCAGCTTCGATTGTTTGGTACCCCTTTACTATTTTACCGGTACTACCGTCACGTACGTCAGCTAAAGCTTCTAACTTTTTACTGCATGGTTTTGCTATGTCTGAATTATCAACGACAATTACAGAATAATCATCTTTAATATTTTGTTTAACTATATCAACATAATTTTCCATAACCTGATCACCATCATCAAAATCATGAAGATTTCTTGACAAACGTTCAATAGTTTTTTTAAGAGTTATAGATTCTTTTAAAGAACGTGCAATTTCACTTAAATGAGTTTTATTTCCTTCGAGTAAACCGTAAATCATCTGTGTTAAGAACTTTATTTTAGGACGTTTTAAACCAGTAGAAATTTTATTTGAAAAATTTGAAATATCCCGTTTTAATTCATAAGCTAATCTGTTATAATTAATCATGCAAGAATGCTCCTTTGTTTAGTTTTTGGTTGCACATTAATTATAACATATAGGTGAGCATTTTTGCATTTTTTATTGTAAAATCAACAAATCTGTGTTTAACATTTTATTTTTTTTCTTAAATTGTGGATAACTAATATTATTTTCATTCTTTTATTTTAATCATGGTCTTGAAAAAATGGGGAAACTTAAAAGCTTTTAGTCTTGATAATATTGAGGGTTAAGTTTATAATATAGTTGTAATTAAAATAGTGGAGGAATTATGAATTGGATAGAAGTTTCAATATATACTACGACAAATGGAATAGAAATGATTAATGGTGCACTTATAAATTTAGGGATAAATGATGCGATAATTGAAGATCCTAGCGTTTTTCAAGATTTTTTACATAACGATACATTAAACTGGGATTATTATGATGAAGATTTGGCTAAGTTGCAGGATATAGAAAGTTGCATTAAAGTATATGTGGCAGAAAATAGTCAAGGACAACAGCAGCTTAAGAAAATTAATAATATTATAGAAAATATAAAAAATGATAAGATAGATTTAAATTTAGGAAGGCTTGATATTGAATTACGAGTTTTAAATGATGAAGATTGGGCTAATAACTGGAAGCAGTATTTTAAGCCTTTTATTGTTTCAAATAAAATAATTATAAAGCCAACGTGGGAAGATTATAAGGAATCAATTGAGGGGAAAATAGTTTTAGAAATTGATCCAGGAATGAGTTTTGGTACAGGACAACATCATACAACTCGCCTATGTATTGAACAAATTGTAAAACATCTTAAAGAAAGTATGGATGTTTTAGATATGGGCTGTGGAAGTGGTATATTGTCTATTGCAAGCATATTGCTAGGAGCTAATAGTTGTGTTGGAGTTGACATTGATGAAAATGCAATTCGAATAGCAAAAGAAAATGCAGCATTAAATAATATTTATGAAGAAAAATTTAGAGT
This region includes:
- a CDS encoding transposase, translated to MINYNRLAYELKRDISNFSNKISTGLKRPKIKFLTQMIYGLLEGNKTHLSEIARSLKESITLKKTIERLSRNLHDFDDGDQVMENYVDIVKQNIKDDYSVIVVDNSDIAKPCSKKLEALADVRDGSTGKIVKGYQTIEAAVLTSNRKMPLPVYEKVFSAEEKGFISETHENIKCLKSLSENFGNKCIRTLDRGFDANEYFRYFIKNKERFVIRIKMNRNVIYNDKTQNVLDVVSKYKGNYCLKFKGKNKKNIDCKISYIPVSLCEFPKQELTLIVVYGFGQIPMMLLTNLKSSEKKKISLIVTKVYLTRWRIEEYFKFKKQQFDFEDIRVWSLKSIRNFNLFATITVGYIGIMTSEKADSIFFKELKECSKRIYDIPKFIYYAIGYAIESILVKTKVGIQSFIPKNIKSQQFDIFNYFKLVAS
- the prmA gene encoding 50S ribosomal protein L11 methyltransferase, which codes for MNWIEVSIYTTTNGIEMINGALINLGINDAIIEDPSVFQDFLHNDTLNWDYYDEDLAKLQDIESCIKVYVAENSQGQQQLKKINNIIENIKNDKIDLNLGRLDIELRVLNDEDWANNWKQYFKPFIVSNKIIIKPTWEDYKESIEGKIVLEIDPGMSFGTGQHHTTRLCIEQIVKHLKESMDVLDMGCGSGILSIASILLGANSCVGVDIDENAIRIAKENAALNNIYEEKFRVLCGDITVDEDLQDAIGENKFDMIAVNIIAQIIMGMSWTFPKFLKKGGLVIASGIIKEYLQDIIDNFEGLGFEVLEINESEEWVSVTAIKK